From the Orenia metallireducens genome, one window contains:
- a CDS encoding DUF362 domain-containing protein, which translates to MLRERRVKDPYVAIGEGVEGDVIQGLLNMLPTDKVITSKDRVTITPNWVNDNAPQTGTVVGPESLRKLIQYIKDKSPARIVVATGSGGADTKEVMKKTGYQQIIEDEGVEFIDLNYGPYEEFELDHPIIKKIKINKVLSETDFLISYTQIKHHEEATVSLGIKNIALAWPPAEIHGFPKADRGIHEYLHEFIAAMAKLIPIDLTVLSGDNGMVGTGPSHGKPVNADLVVAGTDPVATDVVGARLLGFRQQAVSYLHQLIRSKVGEGDLKNVNLMGMPLNQAEEKFSQAAYGYKIVLDKYEILPLHLRTKNH; encoded by the coding sequence ATGTTAAGAGAGCGTAGGGTTAAAGATCCTTATGTAGCTATTGGAGAGGGAGTTGAAGGTGACGTTATTCAAGGGCTTTTGAATATGTTACCTACAGATAAAGTAATTACTTCCAAGGATAGAGTAACTATTACCCCAAATTGGGTAAATGATAATGCACCACAGACTGGAACGGTAGTTGGCCCTGAATCTTTAAGGAAGCTGATTCAATATATTAAAGATAAATCTCCTGCTAGAATAGTTGTTGCTACTGGTTCTGGTGGAGCTGATACCAAGGAGGTAATGAAGAAGACAGGGTATCAACAGATTATTGAAGATGAAGGGGTGGAGTTTATTGATTTAAATTATGGTCCTTATGAGGAGTTTGAACTTGATCATCCCATTATTAAGAAGATTAAAATAAATAAAGTATTGAGTGAAACTGATTTTTTAATATCCTATACTCAGATAAAGCACCATGAAGAGGCGACAGTCTCTTTAGGAATAAAGAATATTGCTTTGGCCTGGCCTCCAGCTGAGATACATGGGTTTCCTAAAGCTGATAGGGGAATACATGAATACTTACATGAATTTATAGCTGCTATGGCAAAATTGATTCCTATAGATTTAACAGTTTTAAGTGGTGATAATGGGATGGTAGGTACAGGACCTTCTCATGGTAAGCCTGTTAATGCTGATTTAGTAGTAGCAGGAACAGATCCTGTTGCCACAGATGTAGTAGGAGCAAGGTTATTAGGTTTTCGTCAACAAGCTGTGTCATATCTCCACCAATTAATTAGATCTAAAGTAGGAGAAGGTGACTTAAAAAATGTTAATTTAATGGGTATGCCTTTAAATCAAGCTGAAGAGAAGTTTAGCCAAGCTGCTTATGGATATAAGATAGTATTAGATAAATATGAGATTCTACCACTACATTTAAGGACTAAGAATCATTAG
- the trmL gene encoding tRNA (uridine(34)/cytosine(34)/5-carboxymethylaminomethyluridine(34)-2'-O)-methyltransferase TrmL — MTVNIVLYQPQIPPNTGNIARTCACTGSSLHLIRPLGFSTDEKTVKRAGLDYWDKLDIHYYDSLEELFEKYRNSNFYFSTKYAKNHYTDIEYGADDFLVFGRETTGLPDNIIEDYPNNCIRIPMKAETRSLNLANSVCIVLYEALRQTGFSELL, encoded by the coding sequence ATGACCGTGAATATAGTTTTATATCAACCACAAATCCCACCAAATACTGGGAATATCGCCCGTACGTGTGCCTGTACTGGATCAAGCTTACATCTAATTAGACCTTTAGGTTTTTCAACTGATGAGAAGACAGTCAAACGAGCAGGGTTAGACTATTGGGACAAATTAGATATTCATTATTATGATAGTTTAGAAGAGCTATTTGAGAAGTATCGCAATAGTAATTTTTATTTTTCTACCAAATATGCTAAGAATCATTATACAGATATAGAATATGGAGCTGATGACTTTTTAGTATTTGGTAGAGAGACTACAGGTTTACCTGATAATATTATAGAGGATTATCCTAATAATTGTATTAGGATTCCAATGAAAGCAGAGACTAGATCGCTCAATTTAGCTAATTCAGTATGTATAGTCTTATATGAAGCATTAAGACAGACTGGTTTTTCGGAGTTATTATAA
- a CDS encoding basic amino acid ABC transporter substrate-binding protein, producing MLLLLTLLSMSLVLGIVGCGNNKKSNTFDQMKERGKLVIGTEASYRPFEYHDENDEIIGFDIDIAKAIAEELNLELEIKDIDFDGLIPSLKTGKFDMVIAAMTITEARKKAVSFSSPYFDASQVIAVVSSNNEIKGVADLKGKKVGVQLGTTGDLEVSEMSGIEVTRYEKIPQAFIDLKNGRIDAVVNDMPVTATYVREREGVKIIGESFTEEYYGIAFRKNDNKLEEEINNALKNIKDKGIYDEIYAKWFN from the coding sequence ATGCTATTATTACTAACTTTATTAAGTATGTCTTTAGTCTTAGGAATAGTTGGATGTGGGAACAATAAGAAGAGTAATACTTTTGATCAGATGAAAGAGAGGGGTAAATTAGTAATAGGAACAGAAGCTTCTTATAGACCTTTTGAATATCATGATGAGAACGATGAGATAATAGGATTTGATATTGATATAGCTAAAGCAATTGCTGAAGAGTTAAATTTAGAGTTAGAGATTAAAGATATTGATTTCGATGGCTTAATCCCTAGCTTAAAGACAGGTAAATTTGATATGGTAATTGCTGCAATGACAATTACTGAAGCGAGAAAGAAAGCAGTCTCTTTTTCCTCACCATACTTTGATGCAAGCCAAGTTATTGCTGTAGTATCATCTAATAATGAAATTAAAGGTGTAGCAGACTTAAAAGGGAAGAAGGTTGGAGTACAATTAGGTACAACTGGAGACTTAGAGGTTAGTGAAATGTCAGGGATAGAGGTTACTAGATATGAGAAGATTCCACAGGCATTTATTGATTTAAAAAATGGTAGAATCGATGCAGTTGTTAATGATATGCCTGTAACAGCTACCTATGTAAGAGAAAGAGAAGGAGTTAAGATTATTGGGGAATCCTTTACAGAAGAGTATTATGGTATTGCCTTTAGAAAGAATGATAATAAATTAGAAGAAGAGATTAATAATGCTTTAAAAAATATCAAAGACAAAGGTATTTATGATGAGATTTATGCTAAATGGTTTAACTAA
- a CDS encoding basic amino acid ABC transporter substrate-binding protein — MLRKKGYLLILALIFVFSISTIAGAWWIFGGNEQATWDKIEEEGKIVVGMDAAYKPFEFQDENGEIVGFDVDVLKAIADKLGIDLDLQNTSFDGIIPGLQANKYDLIMSAMTITEDRKKAVNFSDPYFDASQVIAVMEDSNDIKSVDDLQGKVIAVQLGTTGDLEVSEMEGIKEIKRFDTIPEAFIALQNGQVAAVVNDLPVTKAYIKEHPEVKIVGEALTVEQYGIAFRKADTELMEKVNEALAKLKQEGTYDKIYAKWFE; from the coding sequence ATGTTAAGAAAAAAAGGGTATTTATTAATTTTAGCTCTGATATTTGTTTTTTCTATATCAACTATAGCAGGAGCATGGTGGATTTTTGGTGGTAATGAACAAGCTACATGGGATAAGATTGAAGAAGAAGGGAAAATAGTAGTTGGTATGGATGCGGCTTATAAGCCTTTTGAGTTCCAAGATGAAAATGGAGAGATTGTTGGATTTGATGTAGATGTATTGAAGGCTATTGCTGATAAATTAGGTATAGATTTGGATTTACAAAATACATCTTTTGATGGTATCATTCCAGGGTTACAAGCTAACAAATATGACTTAATAATGTCAGCTATGACAATTACAGAAGATAGAAAGAAGGCGGTTAACTTTTCTGATCCATATTTTGATGCAAGTCAGGTAATCGCGGTTATGGAAGATAGTAATGATATTAAAAGTGTTGATGATTTACAAGGTAAGGTAATTGCTGTACAACTAGGTACAACTGGTGATTTAGAGGTTAGTGAGATGGAGGGCATTAAAGAAATTAAAAGATTTGATACAATTCCAGAGGCTTTCATTGCTTTACAAAATGGTCAAGTAGCTGCAGTTGTTAATGACTTACCAGTAACTAAAGCTTATATCAAAGAGCATCCAGAAGTTAAGATAGTAGGAGAAGCTCTTACTGTTGAACAATATGGTATTGCTTTTAGAAAAGCAGATACAGAATTAATGGAGAAAGTTAATGAAGCTTTAGCTAAGTTAAAGCAAGAAGGTACTTATGATAAAATTTATGCTAAATGGTTTGAATAA
- a CDS encoding Fur family transcriptional regulator, which produces MKSPQRRMTKQRKKILEVLKSTRSHPTADWIYDKVKQEIPNISLGTIYRNLNVLREMGEIIELNYGSSYSRYDANSDDHYHFTCLDCGQVMDVDLDMDKKLEEEVANCVGGEVSYRRTEFFGYCAECSK; this is translated from the coding sequence ATGAAAAGTCCCCAGAGGCGTATGACTAAGCAGAGAAAGAAGATATTAGAAGTTTTAAAATCTACTAGATCTCATCCTACTGCTGACTGGATTTATGATAAAGTAAAGCAAGAGATTCCTAATATTAGTTTAGGGACTATCTATCGTAACTTAAATGTCCTAAGAGAGATGGGAGAGATCATTGAATTAAATTACGGGAGTAGTTATAGTCGTTATGATGCTAATTCAGATGACCATTATCACTTTACTTGCTTAGATTGTGGTCAAGTGATGGATGTTGATTTAGATATGGACAAAAAGTTGGAGGAAGAAGTAGCAAATTGTGTTGGTGGGGAAGTTTCTTATCGTCGGACAGAGTTTTTTGGTTATTGCGCAGAATGTAGTAAATAA
- a CDS encoding superoxide dismutase family protein — protein MVNLFRRIARARIKGGPLAPEIRGIVYFIPVAGGTKVSVEVTGLPPYRPATDEEDPIGPHGFHIHKFGNCKVGDPNDPFQAAGGHYAPDNQPHGDHAGDLPVLFSNNGYARMSVFTNEFEVEDVVGRSVIIHQNPDDYRSQPAGDAGKRLACGVIEWN, from the coding sequence ATGGTAAATTTATTCAGAAGAATAGCTCGTGCTAGAATCAAAGGCGGTCCTCTAGCTCCAGAGATAAGAGGTATAGTTTATTTTATTCCAGTAGCAGGTGGAACTAAGGTTTCTGTAGAGGTTACTGGTTTGCCTCCATATCGACCTGCAACAGATGAAGAAGATCCAATTGGTCCCCATGGCTTTCATATCCATAAATTTGGTAATTGTAAGGTAGGAGACCCTAATGATCCTTTTCAGGCAGCAGGGGGACACTATGCACCTGATAATCAGCCTCATGGTGATCATGCAGGAGATTTACCTGTATTATTCTCTAATAATGGGTATGCTAGAATGAGTGTCTTTACTAATGAGTTTGAGGTAGAAGATGTTGTGGGGCGTTCTGTTATTATTCATCAAAATCCTGATGATTATCGTAGTCAACCAGCTGGTGATGCTGGAAAACGGTTAGCTTGTGGAGTGATTGAATGGAATTAA
- the dat gene encoding D-amino-acid transaminase: protein MNNVAYISGQFVEQSNAKVSIEDRGFQFGDGIYEVIKLYNGKLFKADEHFKRLLSSADLIRLKVKHTLEELKEIALEVIDKNTDNQSGSLYIQVTRGVSPRNHSFNLDLDPTIIMYLLPPQPFPEELWQSGVNAVTLLDTRWSYCNIKTTNLLPNILANQEAKDQGAFEGFFVSPDNVVIEGTSSNVFIIKDGVVMTHPITNKLLSGITREVVLELAKEDFEAKEITFTVEELYDADEVFLTSTTKEVLGVIEVDGRKIHDGKIGPITRKLHSSYRNYIEDINNF from the coding sequence ATGAATAATGTAGCTTACATAAGTGGACAATTTGTAGAACAATCTAATGCTAAGGTCTCCATTGAAGATAGAGGATTTCAATTCGGTGATGGGATTTATGAAGTTATTAAATTATATAATGGAAAGTTATTTAAAGCAGATGAACATTTTAAGAGGTTATTAAGTAGTGCAGACTTAATTAGACTTAAGGTTAAACATACTTTAGAGGAGTTAAAGGAGATAGCCTTAGAGGTTATAGATAAGAATACCGATAATCAATCTGGAAGTCTCTATATACAGGTAACTCGTGGGGTCTCGCCTAGAAATCATAGCTTTAATCTTGACCTTGACCCTACGATTATTATGTACCTCTTACCTCCACAGCCTTTCCCAGAAGAATTATGGCAAAGTGGTGTCAATGCAGTAACTCTTCTAGATACTAGATGGAGTTATTGTAATATAAAGACCACTAATTTACTTCCTAATATCTTGGCCAATCAAGAGGCCAAAGATCAAGGAGCATTTGAAGGATTTTTTGTTTCACCTGATAATGTTGTAATTGAAGGAACTAGTAGTAATGTATTTATAATTAAAGATGGAGTAGTTATGACTCATCCAATTACTAATAAGCTATTAAGTGGTATTACTAGAGAGGTAGTTTTAGAATTGGCTAAAGAGGATTTTGAGGCTAAAGAGATAACCTTTACAGTAGAAGAGCTTTATGATGCTGATGAAGTTTTTCTTACCAGTACTACTAAGGAAGTTCTAGGTGTTATAGAGGTTGATGGCAGAAAAATTCATGATGGAAAGATTGGTCCAATAACAAGAAAATTGCATAGTAGCTATAGAAATTATATAGAGGATATTAATAACTTTTAA
- the uvsE gene encoding UV DNA damage repair endonuclease UvsE, with amino-acid sequence MELGYACINLNLKDCTPNRRTTVGHLKKLSLEGQEIKLNTLLKENLENTLRILKFNKAHNIKFYRFSSNVVPLATHEVSNGWDYLDKFKEKFLEIGNYAKENDIRVSMHASQYTILNSNRKDVVKRSIEELEYHSNFLLAMGLDTTTKVVLHIGGVYGNKEKAISRFKKNFKALPEDMKSRLIIENDDKSYTATEVLEIAEDLGIPIVFDIHHFNCNHTEDEKLEELLPRVFATWEGHGKPKFHFSTPRSEDDYASHADNIDPKDFKDFIDILKSTSNTDFDIMLECKNKDKALLKLREDFESIYNLKI; translated from the coding sequence ATGGAATTAGGTTATGCCTGTATTAATCTTAATTTAAAAGATTGCACACCTAATCGTAGAACAACTGTAGGTCATTTAAAGAAATTATCTCTTGAAGGTCAAGAGATTAAGCTTAACACACTATTAAAGGAGAATCTAGAGAATACCTTACGGATATTGAAGTTTAATAAAGCTCATAATATAAAGTTTTATCGTTTCTCTTCTAATGTTGTTCCTTTAGCTACTCATGAAGTTAGCAATGGCTGGGATTATCTTGATAAATTTAAAGAAAAGTTTTTAGAGATTGGTAATTATGCCAAGGAGAATGATATTAGAGTCAGTATGCATGCCAGTCAATATACTATCTTAAATAGTAATCGAAAGGATGTTGTTAAGAGATCTATTGAAGAGTTAGAATATCACTCTAATTTCTTATTAGCAATGGGGTTGGATACAACTACTAAAGTAGTCTTACACATTGGTGGTGTTTATGGTAATAAAGAGAAGGCGATTAGTCGATTTAAGAAGAATTTTAAAGCTCTACCTGAAGATATGAAGAGCAGGCTAATTATAGAGAATGATGATAAATCTTATACTGCTACTGAAGTATTGGAGATAGCAGAAGATTTGGGTATACCTATTGTTTTCGATATTCACCATTTTAATTGTAATCATACAGAGGATGAAAAGTTAGAGGAGCTATTACCAAGGGTATTTGCTACTTGGGAAGGTCATGGCAAGCCAAAGTTCCACTTCTCTACACCTAGGAGTGAAGATGATTATGCTAGCCATGCTGATAATATCGATCCCAAGGATTTTAAAGATTTTATCGATATACTTAAAAGTACAAGTAATACAGATTTTGATATAATGTTAGAGTGTAAGAATAAGGATAAAGCATTGCTGAAATTAAGAGAAGACTTTGAAAGTATTTATAATTTAAAGATTTAA
- a CDS encoding L-lactate dehydrogenase, translating to MNIKCHSKNDPNKIAIIGAGGVGATTAYALMIEGIASEITLIDINKERAEGEAMDLNHGASFVKPVEVYAGDYSDCAEANIIIITAGANQQPDETRLDLVKKNTEIFKKIIPEITKYNQDAILLVVTNPVDILTYVTLKLSGFPKERVIGSGTVLDSSRFRSLISRNCGIAASNVHGYIIGEHGDSEVPVWSLTNIAGTKIDEYCPICDTDCPTNNRDEIAHKVKDAAYEIIKRKGSTFYAVALAVARIVRAIIRDENAILTVSSLMKGQYGIDDICLSLPTIVNNSGIGKVLDLPLNNEEKEKFVNSAVTLKETAKSLDL from the coding sequence ATGAACATTAAATGCCATTCCAAGAACGACCCCAATAAAATTGCTATTATCGGTGCAGGTGGTGTTGGAGCAACTACAGCTTATGCACTGATGATTGAAGGTATTGCTTCTGAAATTACCTTAATTGATATCAATAAAGAGAGAGCCGAAGGAGAAGCAATGGACTTAAATCATGGTGCTTCCTTTGTTAAGCCAGTTGAAGTCTATGCTGGTGATTATTCTGACTGTGCAGAAGCTAATATTATCATTATTACAGCTGGTGCCAATCAACAACCTGATGAGACACGCTTAGATTTAGTTAAAAAAAATACTGAAATCTTCAAAAAGATTATACCAGAGATAACTAAGTATAATCAAGATGCTATTCTATTAGTAGTTACTAATCCAGTAGATATCTTAACTTATGTAACCCTTAAATTATCTGGTTTTCCTAAAGAGAGGGTTATTGGTTCTGGTACTGTATTAGATAGTTCCCGTTTTAGATCGTTAATCAGTAGAAATTGTGGTATTGCAGCTAGTAATGTTCATGGTTATATTATTGGAGAACATGGTGATAGTGAAGTGCCAGTATGGAGCTTAACCAATATTGCTGGAACCAAAATAGATGAATATTGTCCAATCTGTGATACTGATTGTCCTACTAATAATCGTGATGAAATTGCTCATAAGGTTAAAGATGCAGCCTATGAAATAATTAAAAGAAAAGGATCTACCTTTTATGCTGTTGCTTTAGCTGTTGCTAGAATTGTAAGAGCTATAATTAGAGATGAAAATGCTATTTTAACAGTCTCTAGTTTAATGAAAGGACAATACGGTATCGATGATATATGTTTAAGCCTTCCTACTATAGTCAATAACTCAGGAATTGGCAAGGTATTAGACTTACCATTGAATAATGAAGAGAAAGAGAAATTTGTAAATTCAGCAGTTACTTTAAAAGAAACTGCTAAAAGTTTGGATTTATAA
- a CDS encoding DUF523 domain-containing protein — translation MIVVSSCLLGEDCRYNGNNNYDRRITELLEDKEIISICPEVFGGLSTPRPPAEIQGGDGEDVLEGIARVIDKEGNDITKNFIEGARESLSLIKEYGCTLAILKAKSPSCGSKIIYDGSFTGNKRVGAGVTTALLKKEGIEVFNEEEIDRIIAKL, via the coding sequence ATGATAGTAGTGAGTTCTTGTTTATTAGGTGAGGATTGTAGATATAATGGTAATAATAACTATGATCGTAGGATAACAGAATTATTAGAGGATAAAGAGATTATTAGTATCTGTCCTGAAGTTTTTGGTGGATTAAGTACTCCTAGACCACCTGCTGAGATTCAAGGTGGTGATGGGGAAGATGTGTTAGAAGGTATTGCAAGGGTTATAGATAAAGAAGGTAATGATATTACTAAAAATTTTATTGAAGGTGCTAGAGAATCATTGTCTTTAATTAAAGAGTATGGTTGTACTTTAGCAATATTAAAGGCTAAAAGTCCCTCTTGTGGTAGTAAAATAATATATGATGGAAGTTTTACTGGAAATAAGAGAGTAGGGGCAGGGGTTACTACAGCATTGCTAAAAAAAGAAGGAATTGAAGTATTTAATGAAGAAGAGATAGATAGGATAATTGCTAAATTATAA
- a CDS encoding NifU family protein yields MKEKVKEVLDQIRPSLQADGGDVKLVEVTEDGVVKLELQGACAGCPMSQMTLKMGIEKNLKKFIPEVKEVQSV; encoded by the coding sequence GTGAAAGAGAAAGTAAAAGAAGTTTTAGACCAAATCAGACCATCTCTACAAGCAGATGGTGGAGATGTTAAATTAGTAGAGGTTACAGAAGACGGAGTTGTAAAACTTGAACTTCAAGGAGCTTGTGCTGGATGCCCAATGTCTCAAATGACTTTAAAAATGGGAATTGAAAAGAACCTTAAGAAGTTTATTCCTGAAGTAAAAGAAGTACAATCAGTATAG
- the ehuC gene encoding ectoine/hydroxyectoine ABC transporter permease subunit EhuC encodes MLADKIEILKESLPFLLKGAFMTIELTTFAVVIGIILGTLLGLARVSHNKLLNGIAKAYIEFFRGTPLLVQLFLLYFGLPNLGIDISAYLAAILGLGLNSGAYVGEVVRSGINSIDKGQMEAARSVGMSYPQAMQYVILPQAIKRVIPPLGNEFIALLKDSSLVSVIAVKDLTRQGRLIISRTYESFLIFAAVAVLYFVMTFIMTRVVNYAERRLSVSD; translated from the coding sequence TTGCTAGCTGATAAGATAGAGATTTTAAAAGAGTCATTGCCTTTTTTGCTTAAAGGGGCTTTTATGACTATAGAGTTAACTACATTTGCTGTGGTAATCGGTATTATTTTAGGTACATTACTGGGACTAGCAAGGGTTTCTCATAATAAATTACTTAATGGTATTGCTAAGGCTTATATTGAGTTCTTCAGAGGGACTCCCTTATTGGTTCAATTATTCTTATTATACTTTGGATTACCAAACTTAGGAATAGATATTAGTGCTTATTTGGCTGCTATTTTAGGATTAGGATTAAATAGTGGTGCTTATGTAGGGGAGGTAGTGCGTTCTGGGATCAACTCTATTGACAAAGGGCAGATGGAAGCAGCCCGTTCAGTAGGAATGAGTTATCCTCAGGCTATGCAATATGTAATCTTACCACAGGCTATTAAGAGAGTTATTCCACCTTTAGGTAATGAATTTATTGCTTTGTTAAAGGATTCCTCTCTAGTATCAGTAATTGCTGTTAAGGATTTAACTAGACAAGGGCGACTAATTATTAGTAGAACCTATGAGTCCTTTTTAATCTTTGCAGCAGTAGCGGTGCTATACTTTGTAATGACCTTTATTATGACAAGGGTAGTTAATTATGCTGAAAGGAGGTTAAGTGTCAGTGATTAA
- a CDS encoding ATP-binding protein, translating to MLSGRNSLGHGVGLSLVKFLVNLHQGRVEVKSAYGEESEFIIYIYSRCNNYRRE from the coding sequence ATATTATCTGGAAGAAATAGCTTAGGTCATGGAGTTGGATTATCCCTTGTAAAATTCCTTGTTAATTTACATCAAGGAAGGGTTGAAGTAAAGAGTGCGTATGGTGAAGAGAGTGAATTCATTATATATATATATTCTAGATGTAACAATTATCGGAGAGAATAA